The Tenrec ecaudatus isolate mTenEca1 chromosome 4, mTenEca1.hap1, whole genome shotgun sequence region CCCCTCAGCACTTCAGCATCTGTACTTATGTCAACATAGCCTATCAGGTGAGAGTATGCCAAGGGGCTGTATCTTAAGTTCTCTAAGACTTGTAGAGAATTGacctttcttctccagcaccacttgtcTCTCTTTTGATGTGCCTTTCACTCGTCTTACATAGACCTCTTAGTGCAGAAATCCTGTTCCAGGTTGCCAGCAAGGCATCAAGTTCTCCATTCAAGATGCCCCCAAATCTCTAGGCTAATCACCTCCCACCAATGAATTCCCCTTCAAATACCAACAATACTCCCTGCCTTTAGCTGATTCTATCTTTTCATCCCTGTTTATTTCTTTCATCTCCTATCAGCTACTGTTACCAGGAAaccttatcttttaattttaaaatgtctgtATCTGGAAAAAGTGAGCAGTTTAGCAATTTGAAGGGCTTTATTGCTGTAAGACTAGCTGGCACTTTCTATTTTCTTTGCCAAACTGACATTCTTTACCCCGTCCCTAGTGAAAATTATCCAATTTGTAATCATTTAAATTTCCTGATCACAGGgtataaagaataaaaaaaaccttTTCTCCAACAAACATGCCCATCGCAATGCCTAGCTGATTATGTCACATTTTCCTAGTTGGACAATCTGTAGGCAGCCATTGGTTAGTCTAATAGATATTAAATCTTCTATAATCCATGCATATTTTATTGTTCCTGATTTTATGTGTGTGGGTATAAAACTAAATACGTATGAGTTTGtttatatgtgtatgagaaacatGTTTACTGAATTGCTCTGCAGGTATTTATTTGAAAACTGATCTCTAGCAAGTGATGGGAATAAAATCATTAGCAGTTTCCATCTTAGTGAATTTATAAGAGAGAAAAGAAGTTTCTCGAATGAAAATACACATTGCACAATAGAAAATTGCTTTATCGGTTGATGGTAAAAGACCTAGAGATATACATAAGCCAAGAAAATCTTGTGGAGAAATACTGCTCTGTGGTCACTGGTTAGTGGCTGTCCTGATGGCAGCTGACAATCATACACTCACTGTCTTTGTTTAGGTTCCCAAATCAGAACCTAAGAATTGAATGTAGGAGTGGGTCATTCCTTTGAAAACGGAGTCTAGGAAGTAAGGAAGTATGAAGAATGAGAAAGAGGACAAGGAAGAGTGGACTTTGGACCATGTCTTTTCAATAGGGGCAAGACGGTGAAACAAACAAACTTTTGGTTTTATAATGATAGATGGTCCTACAAAGGATTAGTGTACATCATATAGGTCTATCTATGGTATAAAATATCATGGACATGTTGTTTAAGTGGGGGAGGGAATTCTGAATATGCTCCTCAGCCTATAGGTATGGAAAAGAGGTCAGTAGGCACTGTCTGCACACTGGAAGCTCAATTCCACAGGGCTCAATTTCTAAGAACAAACAGAATGTCTTCAAGAAATAACTGGTGCCTCTACTTATCAAGTCATAATGCTCATTGGTTAAAGGTTGTCTTTGAGTCTATTTACATGGCCATAATTTCGAAGCTCTGCAACCAAATGGTGAGAGACTGAATGATATCAAGTGTCTTGTCCTTTAGGAAGAATATTGGCAGTGCAAAATGAGTCAGAGTTGCCTATCACCATTCAAGTTGAGGTGAGAGGTGACctgaggttgtgtgtttcatgaggGTGTATAATCAGTCTATTACTATCCTATTCAGAAGTGCAAGGTTACTGGTTGCCTCTGTTCTTTCCTAACTGTTGTGTTTGCTATTTGAGGCATTTTTATAAAATTGTTATGAGGCAAAATGCAAGAATAAATAACTACACTTTAGCTTTTTATTTCAAAAAGCTGTATGCATACTTTATATTCTACCATAGTTGGATTTGACATTGATCTCTGGACTTTAATGAGTTATTAGGCAGTTTGATATTGAAAACCAAGATTGTTTGAgatttttgtttggatttttaGGTACTAAGCTCATACACCCAATTTCCACATCCCCAAATGTAAGGCATTTCTTGAggggaaaaatacaaaacaatgaAATTAAACCAAACATAATGCCTCTGCTATAACACATATTCCGTAAGAAGTATATAAATATCTTAATATGAAAATTAATCAAAAACCCATGCTGGAGAATTGGGTGAAGATGGAAAAATACCCTCTGTAAATTGCTGAAAGCAACATGTATCCTAAAGGTGCAGGTCCCTGACAGGAAGCAACCGAGGTCCAGTATGTATCCAATAAGGTATACTCTTTAACGGTGTGTTTATTGACAAAGATTGTGAGTCAAGCATTCAGAAAGTATCTGCTCTCTTTGTATTGACAGGTACAAAGAACATACATCAATGGGAAAGGGAAATCAAACTTCTGTAACTGAATTCATCTTGCTGGGACTTTCACAGGATCCAAAGGTCCAGATCTTCTTGTTCTTTGTTTTCCTGATTATTTACCTTCTCTCAGTGTTTGGGAACCTGCTTATAATAGTCCTTATTCAAACAGACTCTCAACTTCACACACCTATGTACTTTTTCCTGAAAAACTTGTCTTTGGCTGACTTCTGTTTCTCTACAAGTATCGTTCCTCAGATGCTAGTCCATTTACTTGTGACCAAGAAAGCTATCTCCTTTGCTGGATGCTCCCTACAGATGGTTGTCTTCCTCTTGGCAGGGTGTACAGAGTGCTCACTGCTGGCTGtgatgtcctatgaccgctatgtagCCGTCTGTAAGCCCCTACACTACTCCACCATCATGACCCAGAAGGCTTGTGTCCAGCTAGCCATAGTGTCCTGGATCAGTGGAGCATTTGTGTCTTCAGTAGACAGTGCATTTACACTGTGCCTCCCCTACCAGGGACTGAATGTTATTAACCATTATTTTTGTGAACCTCCTGCGCTCCTGAAGCTGGCCTCAGCAGACACTTATCAGGCTGAGATGGCCCTCTTTTCTATGGGTGTGGTGATCCTCCTAGCTCCCGTCTTCCTCATTCTAGTCTCCTACTGGCACATTCTCTCCACTGTGATGCGGATGAAGTCAGGAGAAGGGAGGCTCAAGGTCTTCTCCACCTGTGGCTCCCATCTTACTGTGGTGGTTCTCTATTATGGCTCTGGGATATTTGCTTACATGCGACCCAATTCCAAAGTAATGAGTGAAAAGGATAAAGTCATCTCTGTGTTCTATTCTGTTATGACTTCCATGTTGAACCCCATCATCTACAGTCTGAGGAACAAGGATGTTAAAGGGGCTTTCAAGAAGTTGGCTGGGAGATAGCTGCCTTCGCaggtggtgtttgttttttttgtgtgtgccattTTTCTTATGTACTTGTCAACACTGTGACTTTAATTGTATATAAACAAGAGTGCACATCCTTTAATTTTCTTGCTTTATTGTATCAGCT contains the following coding sequences:
- the LOC142446733 gene encoding olfactory receptor 2D3-like, with translation MGKGNQTSVTEFILLGLSQDPKVQIFLFFVFLIIYLLSVFGNLLIIVLIQTDSQLHTPMYFFLKNLSLADFCFSTSIVPQMLVHLLVTKKAISFAGCSLQMVVFLLAGCTECSLLAVMSYDRYVAVCKPLHYSTIMTQKACVQLAIVSWISGAFVSSVDSAFTLCLPYQGLNVINHYFCEPPALLKLASADTYQAEMALFSMGVVILLAPVFLILVSYWHILSTVMRMKSGEGRLKVFSTCGSHLTVVVLYYGSGIFAYMRPNSKVMSEKDKVISVFYSVMTSMLNPIIYSLRNKDVKGAFKKLAGR